The window TTATCTGACCATATTAGCATTGGTTGAGTTGGAGGGCTATGGCATGGATGCATTTCTGACTTATGTAAAGGAAGAGGGAAAGGGGCTGGAGGGTGTGGAGGCCCTGGATACTGAGGAGGCATTAGAGGAAATGCTTGACTTATTTGTTGATAAGAAGGTACTGAACATCAGTGTCAGAAAAGCTACTGATCCAAGCCCAACTGATGAGGAACAGATCCCCATTGATCATGTTGGTGAACCTGTTGTTTACAGAGTTTCACAAGAAGGTGTTCTGTACCCTGCCTCTAATGCTAGCTTGCCATCTTTAACCCCTGATGAGCCCTACATGAACACACAGCAAAGCAGCAATTTGAACAAGGGGAAAACAGTTGTGGAAGAAGAAGATGtagaagaagaagcagatgaagaagaagaagatgtaccagaggaagaagatgaagttGAAGATGACAAATCATCTTCAGATTTTGAGTTCTTTAGGGGTGATTACAGAGGGGAGAAAATTTCTTACAAAGCTTGGTGTAGGGGTGAAGATGAGGCTGGCACTGATACTGCAGAGCACTATTGTGCAGCTAACTCAGAACCTTCTGAGTTTTGGGAGGAAGAACCAATAGTTTATGAAGATGAAGAAGTAGTGGATCCTGCTGCTGTAACTACAAAAGCAGCCAAAAAGCTTAAGCCAGTTAGAAAACCTGGCCCAACTAGCAAGTCTCACAGTGAGCCTGAGCACAACAAGTTTGAAGATTATGTCCCTGAAGCTGATGAGTACTGTTTTCCAGGTGATTTTGGCATAAGTGATGAAGAGGATGCACCAAGGCTGCCATTTGGAAGAAAGAGtaggaagaagcagaagaaggagAGGAGATGGTATGATCCAAAAAGGCCTGATGCACATGAgcagttttcaatgcatttgtgcTTTGAAAATGTAGTTGAGTTCAGAGAAGCACTTAGAAATTTTCATGTGAGGACTCTTAGGAATTTTGAGTATCACAGAAATGAACCAACTAGGGTTATTGCTTGGTGCTCTGAGAGAAAACATGGTTGTGAGTTTTACATAGTTGCCTCCAAGATAGCTCATGAGGCAACTTTCAGTATCAAGAAGATGAACCTGGATCACACTTGTGGAGCAAGTGGAGAGAACACAAAGGTGACAGTCAGTTGGGTTGTTAAGGTTTGTGAGGATACAGTCAGATCCAACCCTGGAGCTGGTGTTGACACAATTATGTCATACACAAAGAAGAAGTTTGGTGTGCATGTGCCTGAAGGCTTGGCATATAGGGCAAGGAAGCAAGCAGTTGAGGTTGTGCAAGGAGATCACAAACTCCAGTATCACAGAATAAGGGACTACCTGCAGTGTGTGCTAGATACTAACCCTGGCAGTAGGTGCATAGTAACAACACATGAGGACCCACTTAACCCAGCTCCTACCCCAAGGTTTCACTATATGTTTTACTGCTTGTTTGCATGCAAGGAGGGTTTTCTGAATGGATGCAGGCCATTTATAGGTAAGTATTCAgaaatttatatgatttttaaaCATTGATGTACTTAGGCACTCATGTTATCATGTTAGCAGGTCTGGATGGTTGCTTCATCAAGCTAAGCACTGGTCAGCAGATATTGGCAGCTACAGGGAGGGATGGCAACAATAACATCTTCCCAATAGCTTTTGGTGTTGTTGATAAGGAAGAGACAGACAGTTGGACATGGTTTCTCACACAGTTGAGAACAGTCATTGGAACTGGCAATAAGTTTGGCAAATACACAATTATGTCTGACAGGCAGAAGGTATTTTTCTGAACCTAGTCTTTACATTTGCCTTTACATTTGCCATGAGTATAATGTTATTCAGTAGTAACACTTAAGATTACACTACATTGAACAGGGATTGTTGAATGCAATAGATGATGTATTCCCTGACTCTCCACAAAGGTTTTGTCTTAGACATACTTATGCCCATTTTCAATCTGCTGGTTTCAGAGGAGAGGAACTTAAGAAACATTTAGATCAGGCTGCCTATTCCTGTACCAAACATGGACATGATTTAGGCATGGAGAATTTGAAAAAAGAAAGTTTAGAAGCTTGGCAGTGGTTGTCACAGATACCAGAGCATACATGGGCTAGGTATAAAATGGACACTGTGTGCAAAACAGACCTGTTAGTAAACAACCTTAGTGAGGTTTTCAATAGAATGATATTGGATGTTAGGAACAAACCAATCAGGACTATGTTAGAGGGCATAAGAACAAAGCTGATGATTAAGTTTCAGAAGATCAGAGAGAAGACTGAGACATGCAGATGGGAAATCACACCTACTTATTCAGAGATTTTAGAAGAGGGGAAGAAGTGGGCTAAATATTGTGAAGCATACATGGCAGGGCCAGGCATATGGCAGGTCACTAGTAGCTCTGAAAAcacatattgtgttaatttgaaCAATGAGACCTGTGACTGTAGGAGGTGGGACATGACAGCTGTCCCCTGTAGTCATGCCATTGCTGCAATGCAGAAAGTGAAGATACACCCTGAAGACTATGTTTCTGCTTTCTTCAAGAAACCCATGTATTGTGAAACATATAAGCACATAATATTCCATGTGCCAGGTCCTGACCATTGGCCTCATACACCTGGTGATGATATTTCTCCCCCTGTTTTTAGagaaaagaaaggtaaaaaacaaaCTGCCAGGAGGAAAGGCCTATTTGAGGTGCCAGCTAAAAAGGATACTTCTAGGATTGGTACAGTGACATGCAGCAACTGCAAGAAGCAAGGGCACAGGATCAACAATTGTGGTGTCCCTTTGAAACCTAAGTTCCAGATGAGGCTGAACAAGCACCAGGTATGTCCATTCATTCCATTGTTACATTCATTGCATTGTTACATTCATTTCATTTGTAGGAAAATAGTTCTAACTAATATTGTTGTGTAGGAAAATAGAGCAAACTACTCTGAGGCTGGTTCTTCAATGGCTGCAACTGCACAAAGGCCACCAAGGGTACCTGCTGCCTCTGCACCTGCACCAACTCCTCCTCCAATAACAAATGTGTCAACACAGACAGCTTCTAGGTCAAGGAAAAGGGCAGCTCCAGCTACAACAGCAGTACCACCACCTCTCAAGAAGAGCAGGCCCAACACCTCTTCTTCAACACTAGTACCAcctcccaagaagaagaacacAACTATTTCTGGCAATGGATCAAGGTCTTCTCCAGCAAAGAACACAAGGTCATCAAGGTCTTCTCCAGCAAAGAACACCAGGTCAGCTGCTGCCAATAGAGCTGGCAATGGATCTTTCATTGCTCCTAGACAATCTGCTACAAGTGCTGTGCAGGATGGGTCAAAGAGGGTCAGGAAGCCATCTGGGAGGCTGAAAGATTACTTTTATGCAAGTGGTAACTAGCTGAAGTGGTTGAACTCCTCTGTTATCCTATGTTATGTATGCAAGTGCACTGTTTGATTTGGTTTGTCATAACACTGCCTCACTAAGTACTTGATACTGCACTGTTTGATTTGGTTTGTAATATGGTACTTTATGTGGATTCTGCACTTGTCTGCAACTTCAATTCATCTGCAACTTTTATCTATATGTGGATTCAACACTTGATAAATTGATGGTGCTGCTGACCAAGTGCATTATAAGATACTGAGATATACATAACTGACCAAATGCATACATTTATTCAGAAACATCCAAATGTTACATAGATAGAAAGATAGTCTCATAGATTACATCCAAATCTCACAAATACTACCAAAACTCTCTCTCAAATTGACTTACAGATAGCTAGAAAGATAGATAGCAAGATAGATAGATAGGTATATAGATGGATGAGATGAGATTGACATATCAGTCATAGCGCTCAAAGAAACGGACCCACTTGGCCCTAGTTGCTGGATGAGGAGCCATGACTGCCCTCATCCTTGCCCACCTAATGATCTCCATGAATGACCTTCCCCTGCCGCCAGTGAAAACCAGCTCTAGTTCTTCATCATTGCACTTCTCCAGTACCATGTCGGAGAGTCGGCGGTTGAACTCCTCTTGCTGCTCATCCTGGGCCGCCTCTAGTGCCCTCTGcctgcgcctcctcctcctcctctgtgctgctgctgctgtcctAACCTCCACAGCCTCCCCCTCTTCCTCTGTGACATCTCCCATGTTAGGATCCATCTGTGGTTTTCTTTTGGGTGGCGGCTAGTGGAGTAACTGGGAAAGGGTGGGGGTGGGGAGGGGTTTATATTGACAGATGGATGGGGTTGGGTTTAGTAGGCCTAGGGTTGCATTTGGTCAAAGACTAGTGGGCCACTAAGCCCAATTACCCACACAAATAATATTAGTAGGCTAACAAATAACATATAAAAGATATAAGATCAAGTTGAACACTTAATAGCATACATTCTACATTTCCACAACTTAGTAGCATAAGAGATCCATTTCCACTACTTAATAGCATAGGAGATCCATTACAACACTTAATACCATAGGTGATCCATTACAACTTAACAACATAGGAAATAAGGTTCTTGCACTAGGTTAAACTTCACATTCCCCCAAAATGTACACTCATAATCACTTGCAGTCATGTCAGGCCACATCCTTATATAAAGGCCTTTGGATGTACTTACTTCACCAACATATCACAACAAGTTCAAGACTCAAGGATGGCCTTGATTTGCTCTAACTTCTCCTTGCTGCCATACCCTTCTTTCAGTAGCTCAGCAACAACAAGCTCAAGCTTTGCCTTCTCCTTCTTAAGAACATCTCTGTCAACTTCAACAGCCTTCATAGCCTTCCTGGTGTTCTTGATGATATCAGCTTGGCTCTGCAAAATACACCTCTGCTCTTTTGCAAGTTTGAGCTTTTCCATCTGCACCTCCAACATAGCTTTCTCCTCtagctccttcttcttcttctcaagtTCTTCCTCCTCCACTTGTTTCTGGTACACCTTCTTGTCCACCCTACCATCCTGCCAATCAAACATCTTGGATACATCATCAATAAGCTTGGTGTACTCAATGCAAAGCTTGTCATTTTCAGTCCTAAGCTTGGTCAACTCCCTTTCATGTTCACTCTTAAGCCTGGCCAACTCCTTCTCAAACTTCTCCTTGTCCTGTACCCTTCCAAAGTTCTGCTCATGGAACATCTCCCATAGTTTGCACAAACATCTCTGAAGAACAGTTGGCCAAGGCCCATCAACCCACTCTACAACACCACAATTCACACCATTTTCCTGCATTTGTAAATGTGATAAGACTATGGCCCCACTCTACAACCTACTTGATAAACTTGAGATTTTCTAACTATGAATAACATAAATGAGATATAATAAGTTATTACAATGCCATGATTAAGTTACCAAAGTGACAAAAATACATATGTGACTGTCATATCAAACAAAATGCTGCATCATATCAAACATCACTGAACATCCATAACAGAAAACTTAATGGGCATCTAACCTGGACTGGGCAGCCATAGAAACGCCTTCCTGTTACAGGCCCTTCAAAAGCAACACGCTTAATAGGCCTCAGTTGGTGCAGAATGCACTTGGGATGAGCAAGCTCAAGTTGGCCACAGAAAAGGGGCTCCACAGTGGTGTCTGGTTCCTCCTGCAACCATAATAACCAACAAACACTGGTTTCAATCTCCACTCAATACCAGAATCAACAAGCACTGTTCTTTAAACCTGATCACTAAAAAATCTCCAAATCAGCATGAACCCTAACACTGTACAGAGATGAACCCTAGGTTACCTCAATCCTACAATCAAACCCCACCCTCACTAATCAAGAACGGTATCACACACACAACAACAACACTACACTCAGCAACATCCATGGCTGTAGCCTAGGGCTACTAGCACCTAatcctaaccctaaccctaggtgGCAAAGAACTTATCATAAGTCCCATGTCCATGCTGACAACCTCGCACTCCTCCTCCGAGCTGGTTTCCTCGTCGTTCCAGGAAGGCATTGCGGCAAGGAGGTCGACGGCCACCGGCCTCGaagacggcgagcggcggcgagctCGTACTGGAGCAGGGGAGTGAGAGCAGGGGAGTGAGCGAGCGAGCACGAGAGAGTGTGCGAGCGGGTGCGCCCGACCGACCGAGCGGGTATATTTACCCCAGTTCCTACCGGGCCGGTCGGCTAACGGCCGTTAACGGCCGTGCCGTGAGCGCGCGTGGCCACGTGGGCTGACAGATGGGCCTGGTCCGTCAGGAAACGGGTTAAATCGCTAGTCACCGCAGgtttgggttttttgaaacagcggACCGCGCGTTCGGTAGCTTTCTGAGAAAAAttaaaaagtggtagttttttggaaccctagcctgtaaactagtagttttatgctatttactcgtTTTGACCAGGTCGCCTCCTGGGCCGCGTGGAGGGAACCGAGACCAGGTGGGCTCCTTTCATCAGTGCCCTTTCTGTTGTTGGTCGGGGCTGTCGGTGGGAGGAAGGGCCGGGTTGTTCGTCAAAATAGGTGGGCGGCGGCCTAGGGTGTGTTTGGTTTCAGTCAACTAGAACGGCACGGGTCAGACAGACCCGTTCCTGGCCCTCGTTGATTAGCTCTACCAAACACCGTAACCGTTCTATTCTAGAACCATTACATTACATTCTAGTTGGTTCtacaaccaaacacacccttacAGCATGCAGCAACCCCTGCCGGGGAAGCTGAGAGATGAGGAATGTctcttttttctttcctttttacaAACAGCAACAGGTTAACCTGGATGATCCTAAGTTGGACGCGGTGAGCGATATGCATCTATTCTAATGTGCAGCAGCCCTGGAGTTTCAGTAAAAGAAACAGCAAACTCCCAGGTTAACCTGGATCATATATATGCACTGTATCTGTATGTAATAAAACATCATGTTTGGCTGTTTGCATTTCAATTTCAGGTCCCAGTTTCCATCTTCAGACTCCATCCAAGCCACACATTTCTGGGATGTGACCTCGATACATACACACCCATGCCTGTACATGTTACTgaactgcaaaaacgtcttatatttagtTACG is drawn from Aegilops tauschii subsp. strangulata cultivar AL8/78 chromosome 1, Aet v6.0, whole genome shotgun sequence and contains these coding sequences:
- the LOC123494493 gene encoding uncharacterized protein, with amino-acid sequence MFHEQNFGRVQDKEKFEKELARLKSEHERELTKLRTENDKLCIEYTKLIDDVSKMFDWQDGRVDKKVYQKQVEEEELEKKKKELEEKAMLEVQMEKLKLAKEQRCILQSQADIIKNTRKAMKAVEVDRDVLKKEKAKLELVVAELLKEGYGSKEKLEQIKAILES